A stretch of Bubalus bubalis isolate 160015118507 breed Murrah chromosome 19, NDDB_SH_1, whole genome shotgun sequence DNA encodes these proteins:
- the ZNF131 gene encoding zinc finger protein 131 isoform X3 translates to MLIEDNRTRRNKENSAPLEENTTGKSEAKKRKIAETSNVITESLPSAESEPVEIEVEIAEGTIEVEDEGIETLEEVASAKQSIKYIQGTGSSDDSALALLADITSKYRQGDRKGQIKDEDGCASDPTSKQEHMKSHSTESFKCEICNKRYLRESAWKQHLSCYHLEEGGVSKKQRTGKKIHICQYCEKQFDHFGHFKEHLRKHTGEKPFECPNCHERFARNSTLKCHLTACQTGVGAKKGRKKLYECQVCNSVFNSWDQFKDHLVIHTGDKPNHCTLCDLWFMQGNELRRHLSDTHNISERLVTEEVLSVETRVQTEPVTSMTIIEQVGKVHVLPLLQVQVDSAQVTVEQVHPDLLQDSQVHESHMSELPEQVQVSYLEVGRIQTEEGTEVHVEELHVERVNQMPVEVQTELLEADLDQVTPEIMNQEESEPTQADAAEAAIEEHEDAEDLETKSTVDSQAEKAGNENRTPMPVLE, encoded by the exons ATGCTGATAGAAGATAACAGGACTCGTAG aaacaaagaaaactcaGCTCCACTAGAGGAAAATACCACAGGGAAAAgtgaagcaaaaaaaagaaagattgcaGAAACTTCAAATGTTATCACTGAGTCGTTGCCATCTGCAGAATCTGAACCTGTTGAAATTGAGGTGGAGATTGCTGAAGGCACAATCGAAGTGGAAGATGAAGGCATCGAAACTTTGGAGGAAGTGGCTTCTGCCAAGCAGTCCATAAAGTACATTCAGGGCACAGGTTCCTCTGATGATTCCGCTCTGGCATTGTTGGCAGATATTACCAGCAAGTACCGCCAAGGCGATAGAAAAGGACAGATTAAAGATGAAGACGGCTGTGCATCTGACCCCACAAGCAAACAG GAACACATGAAATCACACTCCACTGAGAGTTTCAAGTGTGAAATATGCAATAAAAGGTATCTTCGGGAGAGCGCGTGGAAACAGCACCTCAGTTGTTACCACCTTGAAGAAGGTGGAGTCAGTAAGAAGCAGAGAactgggaaaaaaatacacatatgtcAGTACTGTGAGAAGCAGTTTGACCACTTTGGACATTTTAAAGAGCATCTTCGAAAACATACAG GTGAAAAACCTTTTGAATGTCCAAATTGTCATGAACGATTTGCTAGAAATAGTACCCTCAAATGTCACTTGACTGCATGCCAGACTGGAGTGGGAGCAAAAAAGGGGAGAAAGAAGCTTTATGAATGTCAG GTCTGTAATAGTGTGTTTAACAGCTGGGACCAGTTCAAAGATCACCTGGTGATACACACTGGAGATAAACCCAACCATTGTACTCTCTGTGACTTGTGGTTTATGCAAGGAAATGAATTAAGGAGGCATCTCAGTGATACTCATAATATTTCAGAGCGCCTGGTAACTGAAGAAGTTCTTTCAGTAGAAACACGTGTGCAAACTGAACCTGTGACGTCAATGACTATTATAGAACAAGTTGGGAAGGTACATGTGTTACCACTGCTCCAGGTTCAGGTGGATTCAGCACAAGTGACTGTGGAACAGGTCCATCCAGATCTGCTCCAAGACAGCCAAGTGCACGAGTCACACATGAGTGAGCTTCCAGAGCAGGTCCAGGTAAGTTATCTAGAAGTGGGGCGAATTCAGACTGAAGAAGGTACTGAAGTCCATGTAGAGGAGCTGCATGTTGAACGGGTAAATCAGATGCCAGTGGAAGTACAAACTGAGCTCCTAGAAGCAGACTTGGATCAAGTGACCCCTGAAATCATGAATCAAGAGGAGAGCGAGCCTACCCAAGCAGATGCTGCCGAGGCTGCTATAGAAGAACACGAAGATGCTGAGGATTTAGAGACCAAATCAACAGTGGATTCCCAAGCTGAAAAGGCAGGAAATGAGAACAGAACACCTATGCCAGTTTTAGAATGA
- the ZNF131 gene encoding zinc finger protein 131 isoform X4 → MKSHSTESFKCEICNKRYLRESAWKQHLSCYHLEEGGVSKKQRTGKKIHICQYCEKQFDHFGHFKEHLRKHTGEKPFECPNCHERFARNSTLKCHLTACQTGVGAKKGRKKLYECQVCNSVFNSWDQFKDHLVIHTGDKPNHCTLCDLWFMQGNELRRHLSDTHNISERLVTEEVLSVETRVQTEPVTSMTIIEQVGKVHVLPLLQVQVDSAQVTVEQVHPDLLQDSQVHESHMSELPEQVQVSYLEVGRIQTEEGTEVHVEELHVERVNQMPVEVQTELLEADLDQVTPEIMNQEESEPTQADAAEAAIEEHEDAEDLETKSTVDSQAEKAGNENRTPMPVLE, encoded by the exons ATGAAATCACACTCCACTGAGAGTTTCAAGTGTGAAATATGCAATAAAAGGTATCTTCGGGAGAGCGCGTGGAAACAGCACCTCAGTTGTTACCACCTTGAAGAAGGTGGAGTCAGTAAGAAGCAGAGAactgggaaaaaaatacacatatgtcAGTACTGTGAGAAGCAGTTTGACCACTTTGGACATTTTAAAGAGCATCTTCGAAAACATACAG GTGAAAAACCTTTTGAATGTCCAAATTGTCATGAACGATTTGCTAGAAATAGTACCCTCAAATGTCACTTGACTGCATGCCAGACTGGAGTGGGAGCAAAAAAGGGGAGAAAGAAGCTTTATGAATGTCAG GTCTGTAATAGTGTGTTTAACAGCTGGGACCAGTTCAAAGATCACCTGGTGATACACACTGGAGATAAACCCAACCATTGTACTCTCTGTGACTTGTGGTTTATGCAAGGAAATGAATTAAGGAGGCATCTCAGTGATACTCATAATATTTCAGAGCGCCTGGTAACTGAAGAAGTTCTTTCAGTAGAAACACGTGTGCAAACTGAACCTGTGACGTCAATGACTATTATAGAACAAGTTGGGAAGGTACATGTGTTACCACTGCTCCAGGTTCAGGTGGATTCAGCACAAGTGACTGTGGAACAGGTCCATCCAGATCTGCTCCAAGACAGCCAAGTGCACGAGTCACACATGAGTGAGCTTCCAGAGCAGGTCCAGGTAAGTTATCTAGAAGTGGGGCGAATTCAGACTGAAGAAGGTACTGAAGTCCATGTAGAGGAGCTGCATGTTGAACGGGTAAATCAGATGCCAGTGGAAGTACAAACTGAGCTCCTAGAAGCAGACTTGGATCAAGTGACCCCTGAAATCATGAATCAAGAGGAGAGCGAGCCTACCCAAGCAGATGCTGCCGAGGCTGCTATAGAAGAACACGAAGATGCTGAGGATTTAGAGACCAAATCAACAGTGGATTCCCAAGCTGAAAAGGCAGGAAATGAGAACAGAACACCTATGCCAGTTTTAGAATGA